One Actinoplanes missouriensis 431 DNA segment encodes these proteins:
- a CDS encoding oxygenase MpaB family protein — translation MSELSRRKLLMSGGALGAFGALGLATPAWSRDVSPWTWSPTGSIAGSGSGADPRTIFDAEADPVSARLLDSGAVPEVNRLLWNWTRNDQPLPAGLPGYLVDFIEHARQLPAWADTAKLERAAQFNKSRGLYLNLLNGVGGGMLSTAIPKEAWSVYYSKGGADMEDRVAKTSLLGFSVGALNAYRPDGDCVVNAVKTRLVHAAVRHLLPQSPHWQWGPIISQEDILVTWHTLPTYAMRKLREWDVRISAADAQAYLHVWQVTAHLLGVRDEYIPATWAAANAQSDQVLPPNMGPTREGVELTDILLGQLAEQTSPGSVSRPLVNALARYLVGDQVSDWDGIKREPIWGPLIARLWPLLVKFREGLIPLPLVPEAAWVIDEAARQYILFFLTKGQETKIEIPTINRPE, via the coding sequence ATGTCGGAACTGAGTAGGCGCAAGCTGCTGATGTCCGGCGGGGCACTCGGCGCCTTCGGAGCACTCGGGCTCGCCACCCCCGCCTGGTCCCGTGACGTCTCCCCGTGGACATGGTCGCCCACCGGCTCGATCGCCGGCAGCGGCTCCGGCGCCGATCCGCGCACCATCTTCGACGCCGAGGCCGACCCGGTCTCCGCGCGGCTGCTGGACAGCGGCGCGGTGCCCGAGGTGAACCGGCTGCTGTGGAACTGGACCCGCAACGACCAGCCGCTCCCGGCCGGTCTGCCCGGCTATCTCGTCGACTTCATCGAGCACGCGAGGCAGCTGCCGGCCTGGGCGGACACCGCGAAGCTGGAACGGGCCGCGCAGTTCAACAAGTCCCGCGGCCTCTACCTGAACCTGCTCAACGGCGTCGGCGGCGGCATGCTGAGCACCGCCATCCCGAAGGAGGCCTGGTCGGTCTACTACTCCAAGGGCGGCGCCGACATGGAGGACCGGGTCGCCAAGACCAGCCTCCTCGGCTTCTCGGTGGGGGCGCTGAACGCGTACCGGCCGGACGGCGACTGCGTCGTCAACGCGGTCAAGACCCGCCTGGTCCACGCCGCCGTGCGTCACCTGCTGCCCCAGTCACCGCACTGGCAGTGGGGCCCGATCATCAGCCAGGAGGACATCCTGGTCACCTGGCACACCCTTCCGACGTACGCGATGCGCAAGCTGCGGGAGTGGGACGTGCGGATCTCCGCCGCCGACGCCCAGGCCTACCTGCACGTCTGGCAGGTGACCGCGCACCTGCTCGGGGTGCGCGACGAGTACATCCCGGCCACCTGGGCCGCCGCCAACGCCCAGTCCGATCAGGTGCTGCCGCCGAACATGGGCCCGACCCGCGAGGGCGTCGAACTCACCGACATCCTGCTCGGCCAGCTCGCCGAGCAGACCAGCCCCGGCAGCGTCAGCCGGCCGCTGGTCAACGCCCTGGCCCGGTACCTCGTCGGCGATCAGGTCTCGGACTGGGACGGCATCAAGCGCGAGCCGATCTGGGGTCCGCTGATCGCGAGGCTGTGGCCGCTGCTGGTGAAATTCCGGGAAGGGCTGATCCCGCTGCCGCTGGTCCCCGAGGCGGCCTGGGTGATCGACGAGGCGGCCCGCCAGTACATCCTCTTCTTCCTCACGAAAGGCCAGGAGACCAAAATCGAGATCCCGACCATCAACCGGCCCGAATGA
- a CDS encoding oxygenase MpaB family protein, producing the protein MEPLSRRNMLRAGGALGALGALSVATPAKAWTWSPQGSVAGAGVGADPRWVWDEEADPLVASLIDRGDVPMVNTLLRTWKKNGQPLPAGLPADLHAFMERARQLPPWADQAKLDLAVDFNEKRGLYLGVLYGLASGMMSTVIPKEALAVYYSQGGADMKDRISKTAKLGYDIGAVNAYRPDGEMIVTAVKTRLVHAAVRHLLPQSPYWTQVAEEDIPISQRDIMVTWHSLPTTVMRKLTDWKVPIPEAESQAFLHSWQVGAYLLGVRDEYIPNSWAEANSQATQVLDPVLRPTPEGIKLADILLNLGKGIDGGLLTKGILGSFTRFMLGDEVAGWLKIPRELVWDPLLRTAWGPFIAVREGLLPFPLAPKAYWLFDEFLRKAALLFLSEAKPISIEIPLTNRPT; encoded by the coding sequence ATGGAACCTCTGAGCAGACGAAACATGTTGAGGGCGGGCGGAGCGCTGGGCGCGCTCGGCGCGCTGAGCGTCGCGACACCGGCAAAGGCGTGGACGTGGTCGCCGCAGGGCTCGGTCGCCGGTGCGGGCGTGGGCGCCGACCCGCGATGGGTCTGGGACGAAGAGGCCGACCCGCTCGTCGCCTCGCTGATCGACCGCGGCGACGTGCCGATGGTCAACACGCTGCTGCGCACCTGGAAGAAGAACGGCCAGCCGCTCCCCGCCGGGCTGCCTGCCGACCTGCACGCGTTCATGGAACGCGCCCGCCAGCTCCCGCCCTGGGCCGACCAGGCCAAACTCGACCTGGCCGTGGACTTCAACGAAAAGCGCGGGCTCTACCTCGGCGTCCTCTACGGACTCGCCAGCGGCATGATGAGCACCGTCATCCCGAAGGAGGCCCTGGCCGTCTACTACTCCCAGGGCGGCGCGGACATGAAGGACCGCATTTCCAAGACCGCCAAACTGGGGTACGACATCGGCGCCGTCAACGCCTACCGGCCCGACGGCGAGATGATCGTGACAGCGGTCAAGACCCGGCTCGTCCACGCGGCCGTCCGCCACCTGCTGCCGCAGTCCCCGTACTGGACGCAGGTGGCCGAGGAGGACATCCCGATCAGTCAGCGGGACATCATGGTCACCTGGCACAGCCTGCCCACCACGGTCATGCGCAAGCTGACCGACTGGAAGGTGCCGATCCCGGAGGCGGAGTCCCAGGCATTCCTGCACTCCTGGCAGGTCGGCGCGTACCTGCTCGGTGTCCGCGACGAGTACATCCCGAACTCGTGGGCCGAGGCGAACTCGCAGGCCACCCAGGTGCTCGACCCGGTGCTGCGGCCGACCCCGGAGGGCATCAAGCTCGCCGACATCCTGCTCAACCTCGGCAAGGGCATCGACGGTGGGCTGCTGACCAAGGGCATCCTCGGCTCGTTCACCCGGTTCATGCTCGGCGACGAGGTCGCCGGCTGGCTCAAGATCCCCCGTGAGCTGGTCTGGGACCCGCTGCTCCGGACCGCCTGGGGACCCTTCATCGCCGTACGCGAAGGATTGTTGCCGTTCCCGCTCGCGCCGAAGGCCTATTGGCTGTTCGACGAGTTCCTGCGCAAGGCGGCGCTGCTGTTCCTGTCCGAGGCGAAGCCGATCAGCATCGAGATCCCCCTCACCAACCGTCCGACCTGA
- a CDS encoding TetR/AcrR family transcriptional regulator yields MEQPLPALGAVPGSDSLLGRAIAEVFAGGDLTDDLPADVREDDVTTRLLDTAYQHFCRIGIRRSTMEEVARRAGVSRVTAYRRFATKDALVKHVIRREFRRYFAQFLTEVQQGSTAADRVVIGFVSSLRAIRNNPLIGGLMITEPDVLIPSIVGDGGLMLGTVQRFVAGQLRQEQHVGTISPGVDVELVAELMTRLCCSFLVTPSFVVDLDDPEQLGTLARRFLTPMLNG; encoded by the coding sequence ATGGAACAGCCGCTGCCGGCGCTCGGCGCCGTGCCCGGTTCGGACTCACTGCTCGGCCGGGCCATCGCCGAGGTCTTCGCCGGTGGCGACCTGACCGACGACCTGCCCGCCGACGTCCGGGAGGACGATGTCACCACCCGGCTGCTGGACACGGCGTACCAGCACTTCTGCCGGATCGGCATCCGGCGCTCCACGATGGAGGAGGTGGCCCGCCGGGCCGGCGTCTCCCGGGTCACCGCCTACCGCCGGTTCGCCACCAAGGACGCCCTGGTCAAACACGTGATCCGCCGGGAGTTCCGGCGGTACTTCGCGCAGTTCCTGACCGAGGTGCAGCAAGGCTCCACGGCCGCCGACCGAGTCGTGATCGGCTTCGTCAGCTCCCTGCGCGCGATCCGCAACAACCCGCTGATCGGCGGCCTCATGATCACCGAGCCGGACGTGCTGATCCCGTCGATCGTCGGCGACGGCGGGCTGATGCTCGGCACCGTGCAGCGGTTCGTCGCCGGCCAGCTCCGCCAGGAGCAGCACGTCGGCACCATCTCCCCCGGCGTCGACGTCGAGCTGGTCGCCGAGCTGATGACCCGGCTGTGCTGCTCGTTCCTCGTCACGCCGAGCTTCGTGGTCGACCTCGACGACCCCGAGCAGCTGGGCACCCTGGCCCGGCGCTTCCTGACCCCGATGCTGAACGGTTAG
- a CDS encoding DUF6188 family protein: MERGANVPSMSPLRLLTGHELEFIRLGHAIVLGFSGDRHVIIEAPAHLDGPDGRVDIEPDDPSDAIGTLLGDVVREARAGEAGELRISFVSGAELLVDADAFAESWAVAGPDGFLIVCLARGELAMWGAASGELCR; the protein is encoded by the coding sequence ATGGAACGCGGGGCTAACGTCCCGTCCATGTCGCCGCTGCGCCTGCTGACCGGGCACGAGCTGGAGTTCATCCGGCTCGGCCATGCCATCGTGCTGGGTTTCTCCGGTGACCGGCACGTGATCATCGAAGCGCCCGCCCACCTGGACGGGCCGGACGGCCGGGTCGACATCGAGCCGGACGATCCGTCGGACGCGATCGGGACGCTGCTCGGTGACGTCGTCCGGGAGGCCCGGGCGGGGGAGGCCGGGGAGCTGCGGATCTCGTTTGTCAGCGGCGCGGAACTGCTGGTGGACGCGGACGCCTTCGCCGAGTCATGGGCGGTCGCCGGCCCGGACGGCTTTCTCATCGTCTGCCTGGCCCGCGGTGAGCTGGCCATGTGGGGCGCGGCGAGCGGCGAACTGTGCCGATAG
- a CDS encoding metallophosphoesterase, with protein sequence MILLFLLIFAVVLAILATAHWYVWRRLIRDTTAPRTRWRRAGTAVFIAGPVLAVGALAGEQAGLPHTAAGIVAWPGYLWLALFLYLFLGVLAGEVVRPLISRLLAARSKEPASAALTKEPASVALSKEPATAGAITTPVKETVPVGATGPDSQEPGPSPVPGELVSRRVFVSRVVGGAAAVVAAGTVGAGTYSVMNGPSIKRITVPLAKLPRSAHGMRIAVVSDVHLGPVLGRRFCQGVVDTINSTQPDLIAVVGDLIDGDVEDLADSVEPLRGLTSRLGTFFVTGNHEYISGVEPWVEKVRELGMQPLRNARVPLAGLDLAGVDDVQGVPDFGAALDDRDRSRPVVLLAHQPVNIHEAVEHGVDLQLSGHTHGGQMWPGNYIAELANPTNSGLERYGDTQLYVSRGAGAWGPPVRVGAPSDITIVQLASPQA encoded by the coding sequence GTGATCCTGCTCTTCCTGCTCATCTTCGCGGTGGTCCTGGCAATTCTGGCAACCGCACATTGGTACGTCTGGCGCCGGCTGATCCGTGACACCACGGCGCCCCGCACCCGGTGGCGCAGAGCCGGAACCGCGGTCTTCATCGCCGGCCCGGTCCTGGCCGTCGGCGCGCTGGCCGGGGAGCAGGCGGGACTGCCGCACACGGCGGCGGGGATCGTGGCCTGGCCGGGGTACCTGTGGCTGGCCCTCTTCCTCTACCTCTTCCTGGGAGTCCTGGCAGGCGAGGTGGTGCGCCCGCTGATCAGCCGACTACTGGCCGCCCGGAGCAAGGAGCCGGCAAGCGCCGCCCTGACCAAGGAGCCGGCAAGCGTTGCCCTGAGCAAGGAGCCCGCCACGGCCGGCGCGATCACCACCCCCGTGAAAGAGACGGTGCCGGTCGGTGCCACCGGCCCGGACAGCCAGGAACCCGGGCCATCGCCCGTACCCGGTGAATTGGTCTCTCGCCGGGTCTTCGTCTCCCGGGTCGTCGGCGGCGCGGCCGCCGTGGTCGCCGCCGGAACCGTGGGCGCCGGCACCTACAGCGTGATGAACGGACCCTCGATCAAGCGGATCACCGTCCCCCTCGCGAAGCTGCCGCGCAGCGCCCACGGCATGCGGATCGCCGTGGTCAGCGACGTGCACCTCGGCCCGGTGCTCGGGCGCCGGTTCTGCCAGGGCGTCGTCGACACGATCAACTCGACGCAGCCGGACCTGATCGCGGTGGTGGGCGACCTGATCGACGGCGACGTCGAGGATCTGGCCGATTCGGTCGAGCCGCTGCGAGGGCTGACCTCGCGGCTCGGCACGTTCTTCGTGACCGGCAACCACGAGTACATCTCGGGCGTCGAGCCGTGGGTGGAAAAGGTGCGTGAGCTCGGCATGCAGCCGCTGCGCAACGCCCGCGTCCCGCTCGCCGGCCTGGACCTGGCCGGCGTCGACGACGTGCAGGGCGTCCCGGACTTCGGAGCGGCGCTCGACGACCGCGATCGATCACGCCCGGTGGTGCTGCTGGCGCACCAGCCGGTGAACATCCACGAGGCCGTCGAGCACGGCGTCGACCTGCAGCTGTCCGGGCACACCCACGGCGGGCAGATGTGGCCGGGCAACTACATCGCCGAGCTGGCCAATCCGACGAACTCGGGGCTGGAACGGTACGGCGACACCCAGCTCTACGTGAGCCGGGGTGCCGGCGCGTGGGGCCCGCCGGTGCGGGTGGGCGCGCCGTCCGACATCACGATCGTGCAGCTCGCGTCCCCGCAGGCGTGA
- a CDS encoding MerR family transcriptional regulator → MNANEQLAQALRLAVDPPGGVSVHALQDLVADDDSRQWDIATAARHVGASPHTLRYYERIGLVTVPRNPAGHRIYDTAAIRRLVFLTRMRTSGMPISDLRQYIDLVDRGDVTIPDRLDLLLEHRDTLRSQIAQLQLALAATEYKIATYGGATQP, encoded by the coding sequence ATGAACGCGAACGAACAGCTGGCGCAGGCTCTGCGGCTCGCCGTCGACCCGCCGGGCGGCGTGTCCGTGCACGCGCTGCAGGACCTGGTCGCCGACGACGACTCCCGGCAGTGGGACATCGCCACGGCTGCCCGGCACGTCGGAGCCAGCCCGCACACGCTGCGCTACTACGAACGTATCGGCCTGGTCACCGTGCCCCGGAACCCGGCAGGGCACCGGATCTACGACACCGCGGCGATCCGGAGGCTGGTGTTCCTGACCCGGATGCGGACCTCGGGGATGCCGATCAGCGACCTGCGGCAGTACATCGACCTGGTGGATCGCGGCGACGTGACCATCCCCGATCGCCTCGACCTGCTCCTGGAGCACCGCGACACGCTGCGTTCCCAGATCGCCCAGCTACAGCTCGCCCTCGCAGCCACGGAATACAAGATCGCGACGTACGGAGGAGCGACCCAGCCATGA
- a CDS encoding carboxymuconolactone decarboxylase family protein: MSTTQHDVPVTARPDGTATAQHDGAATAQPEVTSAAAQHDVTSVASRDRRRHGLDVLSRIDGDAGTSVIDALAGISPALGHHVAAFAFGDIYDRPGLDPRSRQLVTIGVLTALGGCEPQLKVHVGAALNVGLSPDEIVEAMLHATVYAGFPRALNATFAAKEVFEARGIPMPPTGDHA, from the coding sequence ATGAGCACCACCCAGCATGATGTCCCCGTCACCGCCCGGCCCGATGGCACCGCCACCGCCCAGCACGATGGTGCCGCCACCGCCCAGCCCGAAGTCACGAGCGCCGCCGCCCAGCACGACGTCACGAGCGTGGCGAGTCGGGACCGGCGCCGGCACGGCCTGGACGTCCTCTCTCGCATCGACGGCGACGCCGGCACGTCCGTGATCGATGCGCTGGCCGGCATCTCACCGGCCCTGGGTCACCACGTGGCGGCGTTCGCGTTCGGCGACATCTACGACCGCCCCGGCCTCGACCCCCGATCCCGGCAGCTGGTCACGATCGGCGTGCTCACCGCCCTGGGCGGCTGCGAACCCCAGCTCAAGGTGCACGTGGGCGCCGCCCTCAACGTAGGCCTGTCCCCCGACGAGATCGTCGAGGCGATGCTGCACGCCACCGTCTACGCCGGCTTTCCCCGCGCGTTGAACGCGACCTTCGCCGCGAAAGAGGTCTTCGAGGCCCGCGGCATCCCCATGCCCCCGACCGGCGATCATGCCTGA
- a CDS encoding IclR family transcriptional regulator domain-containing protein produces MNDTGRGAGPDFIEALARGLDVLRTFRPGTPSMTLSEIAGLTGLARPTVRRILITLETLGYVRGAGRGYALTPRVLDLGMAYIDSLSMWDVARPHMEKLVAQTNESTSMAQLDGSDIVYVARVAVPKIVTLAVSIGTRFPAAATSLGKVLLAALPPAAVPGVLAEPSRSGITPRWQPSAAELESTLREVRAKGWALADQDLAPGIRSVATGVRNGDGEVVAAVNVTVHAAETSVDTLLDDHLPRLLRTAADIGHDWSRTATIPSATA; encoded by the coding sequence ATGAACGACACTGGAAGGGGCGCGGGTCCCGACTTCATCGAGGCGCTCGCGCGCGGCCTCGACGTCCTGCGCACCTTCCGGCCCGGCACGCCGTCGATGACGCTCAGCGAGATCGCCGGGCTCACCGGCCTGGCCCGGCCCACGGTCCGGCGCATCCTGATAACCCTGGAAACCCTGGGGTACGTCCGTGGCGCCGGCCGGGGATACGCGCTCACCCCCCGGGTGCTCGACCTGGGAATGGCCTACATCGACTCGCTGAGCATGTGGGACGTGGCCCGCCCGCACATGGAGAAACTCGTCGCGCAGACCAACGAATCCACGTCGATGGCCCAGCTCGACGGCAGCGACATCGTGTACGTCGCGCGCGTCGCCGTCCCGAAGATCGTGACCCTGGCCGTGAGCATCGGCACCCGCTTCCCGGCAGCCGCCACGTCGCTCGGCAAGGTGCTGCTGGCGGCCCTGCCTCCCGCAGCCGTCCCCGGCGTCCTGGCCGAGCCGTCCCGCTCCGGCATAACGCCACGCTGGCAGCCGTCCGCGGCCGAACTGGAGTCCACGTTGCGCGAGGTGAGGGCGAAGGGCTGGGCCCTGGCCGACCAGGACCTGGCCCCCGGCATCCGCTCCGTGGCAACGGGAGTCCGCAACGGCGACGGCGAGGTGGTAGCAGCCGTGAACGTGACGGTCCACGCCGCGGAGACCTCGGTGGACACCCTGCTGGACGACCACCTCCCCAGACTCCTGCGCACCGCGGCCGACATAGGCCACGACTGGTCCCGAACCGCCACCATCCCCTCAGCAACCGCCTGA
- a CDS encoding amidohydrolase family protein, which yields MSERPVVFRGGLVLTMDDSRTVLPGADVLVADGRIAAVGHGLSVPDDAEVIDASGGIVMPGMIDTHRHLWQTAMRGYGTDWTLTQYFVWYYLESGKHFRPEDIYAGNLLGAIEAIDAGVTTTVDWSHGLQTPQHADAAVDALESVPGRFVLAYGNLQQGPWEWATSGGFRDFHRRRVDGGRLAGFQLAFDVTGDPAFPEKAAFEVARELGVAVTTHAGVWGATNDEGIRLMYENGFMTPGTVYVHAATLSSDSYHRIAATGGSVSVSTESEQSAGQGYPPTWALRRHGVPVSLSMDTSVWWSGDLFSAMRTTLSADRSREHLEAHGKQETVTHHHLRAEQVVEWATRGGAKALGLDAELGALTPGRKGDVVLIKNDASPAMFPILHPYGHVVFQAQRGDVHTVVVGGAVVKRDGRLVDAVARSDGRPAGADLRTARAKVAATVDHLRETLGEEAWQRGQNPDLPQAELFDNPYQYTDYDAGTAQWKH from the coding sequence ATGAGCGAACGACCCGTGGTGTTCCGCGGCGGCCTCGTGCTCACCATGGACGATTCCCGCACCGTCCTGCCCGGAGCCGACGTGCTCGTGGCGGACGGCCGGATCGCCGCGGTCGGTCACGGCCTGAGCGTCCCCGACGACGCCGAGGTGATCGACGCGTCCGGCGGCATCGTGATGCCCGGCATGATCGACACGCACCGGCACCTCTGGCAGACCGCCATGCGGGGGTACGGGACGGACTGGACGCTCACCCAGTATTTCGTCTGGTACTACCTCGAATCCGGCAAGCACTTCCGTCCCGAGGACATCTACGCCGGGAACCTGCTCGGGGCGATCGAGGCGATCGACGCGGGCGTCACCACCACCGTCGACTGGTCGCACGGGCTGCAGACGCCGCAGCACGCCGACGCCGCCGTCGACGCCCTGGAGTCGGTCCCCGGCCGGTTCGTCCTCGCCTACGGCAACCTCCAGCAGGGGCCGTGGGAGTGGGCGACCTCCGGCGGCTTCCGTGACTTCCACCGGCGCCGCGTCGACGGCGGCAGACTGGCCGGCTTCCAGCTCGCGTTCGACGTCACCGGCGACCCGGCGTTCCCCGAGAAGGCGGCGTTCGAGGTGGCCCGGGAGCTCGGCGTCGCCGTCACCACCCACGCCGGCGTGTGGGGCGCGACGAACGACGAGGGCATCCGGCTCATGTACGAGAACGGGTTCATGACACCGGGAACCGTCTACGTGCACGCCGCGACGCTGAGCAGCGACTCGTACCATCGGATCGCCGCGACCGGCGGCTCGGTCTCGGTCTCCACCGAGAGCGAGCAGAGCGCCGGCCAGGGATATCCGCCCACCTGGGCGCTGCGCCGGCACGGCGTGCCGGTGTCGCTGTCGATGGACACCAGCGTGTGGTGGAGCGGCGACCTGTTCTCCGCGATGCGCACCACGCTCAGCGCCGACCGCTCCCGCGAGCACCTCGAGGCGCACGGCAAGCAGGAGACCGTCACCCACCACCACCTGCGCGCCGAGCAGGTCGTCGAGTGGGCCACCCGCGGCGGTGCGAAAGCCCTCGGCCTCGACGCCGAGCTGGGCGCGCTCACCCCGGGCCGCAAGGGCGACGTCGTGCTGATCAAGAACGACGCGTCACCGGCGATGTTCCCGATCCTGCACCCGTACGGCCACGTCGTCTTCCAGGCCCAGCGCGGCGACGTGCACACGGTCGTGGTCGGCGGCGCCGTGGTCAAACGCGACGGACGGCTGGTCGACGCCGTGGCGAGAAGCGACGGCCGGCCCGCCGGCGCCGACCTGCGAACCGCCCGCGCCAAGGTCGCGGCGACCGTCGACCACCTGCGCGAGACGCTCGGCGAGGAGGCCTGGCAGCGCGGGCAGAACCCGGACCTGCCGCAGGCCGAGCTCTTCGACAACCCGTACCAGTACACCGACTACGACGCCGGAACGGCGCAATGGAAGCATTGA
- a CDS encoding CaiB/BaiF CoA transferase family protein: MVEQSRGPLDGLLVADFSRILAGPYATMLLADLGAQVIKVESPAGDDTRTWMPPIRDGVATYYLGINRNKRSIALNLKDPDDRAAAQELARRADVLIENMRPGGLARFGLDYDTVAASNAGIIYASISGFGSGAGASMPGYDLMVQAISGLMSLTGDPDGSPYRAGISVFDVMAGLHANMGILAALHRRAATGRGQHVEVNLLSSALSGLVNHSSGYVAGGTVPFRMGNAHPSLFPYEPLPTADGELIVIAGNDGQFRKLCHVLGLPDLPGDPRFGRNQDRTANREQLRPLLVERLVTRTKEEWFRDLLAAGVPCAPINTIDGGVALAEELGLAPVVTVEGVPGVRNPITFSETPARYELPPPGLDEHGEEIRAWLKD; encoded by the coding sequence ATGGTTGAGCAATCCCGGGGCCCACTGGACGGCCTGCTCGTCGCCGACTTCTCGCGCATCCTCGCCGGGCCGTACGCGACGATGCTCCTCGCCGACCTCGGCGCCCAGGTCATCAAGGTGGAGAGTCCGGCCGGCGACGACACCCGGACCTGGATGCCGCCGATCCGCGACGGCGTCGCCACGTACTACCTGGGCATCAACCGCAACAAACGCTCGATCGCGCTGAACCTGAAGGACCCGGACGACCGGGCCGCCGCGCAGGAACTGGCCCGCCGCGCGGACGTGCTGATCGAGAACATGCGGCCCGGCGGCCTCGCCCGCTTCGGCCTGGACTACGACACCGTCGCGGCGTCCAACGCCGGGATCATCTATGCCAGCATCAGCGGATTCGGCTCCGGGGCAGGAGCTTCGATGCCGGGGTACGACCTGATGGTCCAGGCCATCTCCGGGCTGATGAGTCTGACCGGTGATCCGGACGGCTCGCCGTACCGGGCCGGGATCTCGGTCTTCGACGTGATGGCGGGGCTGCACGCGAACATGGGCATCCTGGCCGCCCTGCACCGGCGGGCGGCGACCGGCCGGGGGCAGCACGTCGAGGTCAACCTGCTGAGCTCGGCGCTGTCCGGGCTGGTCAACCACTCGAGTGGATACGTCGCCGGGGGGACGGTTCCCTTTCGGATGGGCAACGCTCACCCGAGCCTGTTCCCGTACGAGCCGCTGCCGACCGCCGACGGCGAACTGATCGTGATCGCCGGCAACGACGGGCAGTTCCGCAAACTCTGTCACGTCCTGGGGTTGCCGGACCTGCCGGGCGATCCGCGGTTCGGGCGCAATCAGGACCGGACCGCGAACCGGGAGCAGCTGCGGCCGCTGCTGGTGGAGCGGCTGGTCACCCGTACCAAAGAGGAATGGTTCCGGGATCTTCTGGCGGCCGGGGTCCCGTGCGCGCCGATCAACACGATCGACGGCGGGGTGGCGCTCGCCGAGGAGCTGGGCCTCGCCCCGGTGGTGACCGTCGAGGGGGTCCCGGGCGTGCGCAACCCGATCACCTTCTCCGAGACACCGGCACGGTACGAGTTGCCGCCGCCCGGGCTGGACGAACACGGTGAGGAGATCCGCGCGTGGCTGAAGGATTGA
- a CDS encoding citryl-CoA lyase, which produces MAEGLKFPTGLGTSDADSISLLGQDLAADLMGKVGFGELAFWLVAGRRPNPGEVRLFEAVLVALADHGFTPTAIAARLTYLSAPDSLQGALAAGLLGGGSRFLGVTEDCGRFLADVLAAADSDDYDGIALRAVEEARAAKRFIPGLGHPVHKEQDPRTPVLIAIATEEGLYGPHLRLFEAIGRVHPQILRRTLPLNGAGVCGAALADLGLPVDLLRGFALLARAAGLLGQIAEERRRPIAGDIYRTVDRNAVYEP; this is translated from the coding sequence GTGGCTGAAGGATTGAAGTTTCCCACCGGGCTCGGCACGTCGGACGCCGACTCGATCTCGCTGCTCGGGCAGGACCTCGCGGCCGACCTGATGGGCAAGGTCGGGTTCGGGGAGCTGGCGTTCTGGCTGGTCGCCGGGCGGCGGCCGAACCCCGGCGAGGTGCGGCTGTTCGAGGCGGTGCTCGTCGCGCTCGCCGATCACGGGTTCACCCCGACCGCGATCGCGGCGCGGCTCACCTACCTCTCCGCGCCGGACTCCCTGCAGGGTGCGCTGGCGGCCGGGCTGCTCGGCGGCGGCTCACGGTTTCTCGGGGTGACCGAGGACTGCGGCCGATTCCTCGCGGACGTGCTCGCGGCAGCCGATTCCGACGACTACGACGGCATCGCCCTGCGCGCCGTCGAGGAGGCGAGAGCGGCGAAGCGATTCATTCCCGGGCTGGGCCATCCGGTGCACAAGGAACAGGACCCGCGCACCCCGGTTCTCATCGCGATCGCCACCGAGGAGGGCCTTTACGGGCCCCATTTACGACTGTTCGAGGCGATCGGACGCGTCCATCCGCAGATTCTGCGTCGCACGCTGCCGCTGAACGGCGCGGGAGTGTGCGGCGCGGCCCTCGCCGATCTGGGTCTGCCGGTCGATCTGCTGCGCGGTTTCGCGCTGCTGGCGCGGGCCGCCGGACTGCTCGGGCAGATCGCCGAGGAACGGCGGCGCCCGATCGCGGGCGACATCTATCGGACGGTCGACCGCAACGCCGTCTACGAGCCCTGA